The following nucleotide sequence is from Desulfobacterales bacterium.
GTGTTTTCGATTACCAAATATCGAAGAAAGACTTTATAAGGCCAACTTCGTAAGTACCTTAGGCAGGTGTTCAAGGAATTGGCGCGAAAAGGAGAAGGCTGAGTCGTAGAGGGGCAATTGATGATGGACCACATGCATATGCTGCTCATTTCAACACCACCCAAAATCTTGATTTCTCGGGTTATCGATTTTATAAATGGAAAAAGTGCGATTTATGTCGCACGCAATTACCTTGGGCAAAAGAGAAATTTTACTGACCTCTGGGCCGGAGGTTATCATGTTTCCACTGTTGGTCGAGACAAAAATACAATTCGTCAGTACATCAATCAAGTCGCAAGAGCAGGATGATAAACGAATGGAGGAACAACTATCTTTTTAAGAAACCGCCACCTTTGAGGTGGTCAATGTTCCAACCGCTTTGATCAATTCACATTTTAATGCCTCGGACCTTGCCGGAGGTAATTTAACTTTTTTTTCTATTGCATGCTATGTATCTTAAACCTCTATTTCGAAACACAGGCTTAATTCACGGAGCCACTTCAAGAAGCATACGCATTTCTTCTAAAAGCATAGGCCCGACACCCATCAGCCAAAGAACATATGCGTCCTGATGGCTCTTCCCACAACGCACGATGCGATATCCTGTGCTGAACAAGAGCGTGGCCATCATATAATCATTGAAAATTTTGTACCAATGCACGGTCTTGGGGTTGACGCGTAGTCCGGATGCCTGTTCGTAGGCATCTATAAACTCCGCCTCAGGAAGAAGGCTGCTGACTAGGAACGTCTTTCGGTCTTCCGCCAGCGTCCCAAACCCGCGACTGGTCGTCCAGGCAATGTCTAGATGCCTGTCGCCAATACGCCCCAGCTCCCAGTCCAGCCAGGCCGTTATGCGAGAATCAGGCTCCGTGTACAGATAATTACCTGTGCGAAAATCGGCGTGAACTACAGAAGGAAAATCGAGAACCGGCAAGTTATTTCGCAACCAGCAAGCGCAGAAAGTCATCAACGGTATTTCTTCATCGCTGTCTTCCTCCCAGACGCGCTGCCACCAGTTTACACACCACTCGGCGCATTGTGTGCTGTTAATCCTTGGCACATCGAATGCACTCAAATCGGCCTTTCGAAAATCATATGTATGTATTTTAGCGAGATGCCTTACGAATTGCGGGGCAAGCTTTGCGCGCAATTCTGGTGAAAGTTGCGTTCCAAAGCCACTTAGACCGCTGACACCGGCTGTAGGTTTAGTTACGCCATCGACGAAACCATAAATAAAACCGGGATATGGCAGAAATTTGGCTTCTTCGTCACACCAGAACGTCGGCGGCACAGGTACCACCCCGTTAAAAGCCCTGAGCAACTGGAATTCGCGAAGGCGGCTCGTCTCAACGATGGACTCCGATGGCTGTATACGCAATACCATTGGGGTGCTCTCGCGACCGATACCAGGGCGGTTCCATGTGAGTGTGAATGCCATTTGCATCTTCGAAGCACCGCCACCAGCCATCCACTTTGCGTCGGAAATTTCAAATGGCTCATGTAACTCAGAGCGAATCAGCGACGCGACGCTCTTTACCAACATTTCCAAAGACAATGGTGAAAATTCCGGCCCATCTCGGCGCTTCATCTTACGCGTCAAAATATAGTCGATTTCGCGTTCGACAACATAACGCCGACGTATGGATTCAATCCACTGCGGCGATGGACGGTTTTTATCGATAGTTTGCATATGTTTTCCCTATCTTTCTATTTTTGAGTCTTACAAAGCAGCGTGCCAAGATCGCCGAGATCAAGGTAGTCACAGAAGCTCTTGGTCTTTCTCTGCCATTGACCCACAAAGTGTATACCCAACAAAGTGAAGAAAGATAAACCATCATTGAAAGCCGTTTAGTGAGATAAACCCCACCTCGATATGTTACAGTTTGGATTTATCGTCATCCTGATTCATTAATTTTGAGATAGGTTGTAGATAAAGTTATTCCGGGAAAGATATAATCGGAAAAGCGCATTTCGGAAAAAAGTATCGCTTTCAGTAAATCCTCAAAGAACAAGGCACCAATTTATGCCTCGTGGATTTTTTTTTACACCATGCATCGCGTTCTAACTTTCCCCACCCATGCATGTTCCCTGACTGACAGATTGATTGCCGATAAATCTGTCAGTCAGGGCGATATGCCTTGTTAAAGTATACCAGTCAACTTGCCGTCAAAATAAGCCTTTAAGTTGCGCTCACAGACTGCGTCAGTCCCCCATGAATCCTGTGAAACACCCCAGCCCACCTGGCCATGGTTATTGACCCAGCGATGTAAGGTATTAAAAATGATAAGCTGCAGATAGCATGTCCAGTCTCCTCCCGAAACAGCAGAACCCTGTATGTCGAGTGTTTGACCACTCGTGTCTGTGATATGCGCATCCATAGACACTGCCTGCAATCCATTCATGCGTGCAGCCCGGACGTCCGCGGAAACGATCGGGTGCACCACCCCATTGCGCAACACATAACCGTGGGCAAGCGAGTATTCTTGTTCCGGAGGCCCAAAGGGGTCACGATGTAAAATCAT
It contains:
- a CDS encoding phosphotransferase family protein gives rise to the protein MQTIDKNRPSPQWIESIRRRYVVEREIDYILTRKMKRRDGPEFSPLSLEMLVKSVASLIRSELHEPFEISDAKWMAGGGASKMQMAFTLTWNRPGIGRESTPMVLRIQPSESIVETSRLREFQLLRAFNGVVPVPPTFWCDEEAKFLPYPGFIYGFVDGVTKPTAGVSGLSGFGTQLSPELRAKLAPQFVRHLAKIHTYDFRKADLSAFDVPRINSTQCAEWCVNWWQRVWEEDSDEEIPLMTFCACWLRNNLPVLDFPSVVHADFRTGNYLYTEPDSRITAWLDWELGRIGDRHLDIAWTTSRGFGTLAEDRKTFLVSSLLPEAEFIDAYEQASGLRVNPKTVHWYKIFNDYMMATLLFSTGYRIVRCGKSHQDAYVLWLMGVGPMLLEEMRMLLEVAP